CAATACCTTCAGGTTTGACTTTAAAACCGGTGTGAAATATTATAGTACATTATACACAAACCATGAACTCTTTGTTTCTAAAGAGTACCGGGCGGAAAAAATCACCGGAAAAATAGGTAGTGGAGATTGTTATATGGCGGGACTGATATATGGTTTTTACCACCAGTTAGGGCCTTCGGATATCCTTGGCTTTGCCACAAAGGCTGCCTTTGCCAAGCTCTTTACCAGCACTGATTTCAGTACGACAAAGATTGAGGATATTCAGCCAATGGTTCAACCCTATGAAACCAATTTTTAAATTAAATAATTAAATAAGAAGACGAACGGTTAACAACATATAAAAATGAAAACAAAAGAAAGCTCTTTAAAAGCCATTACTGATCAGGGAATCCTTCCCTTGTTTTATTTTGAAGATGCTCAGGTAAGCCTGGACATCATCAGGACCCTATATCAGGCGGGAATCCGGGTTTTAGAGTATACCAATCGCGGGCCGGCTGCTTTGTCTAATTTTAGCATGCTGATAGAGACATTGAAAACGGAAATGCAGGACCTTCATCTGGGAATCGGAACGATTAAAACTGTTAAAGAAGCTGAAGAGTTTATTGCCGCGGGTGCCCATTTTATTGTTTGTCCGATTGTAAATCCGGAAGTAGGTGAATTGGTCCATAAGGAGGGCCTGCTTTGGATTCCCGGATGCTTTACCCCGACAGAAATTAATACTGCTCATCAGATGAAAGCCGGACTGATTAAATTGTTTCCGGCAAATATCCTTGGGCCATCTTATATGGCAGCAATTAAAGACCTTTTTCCTGGTCAGTTGTTTATCCCAACCGGTGGTGTGGAAATTGAACAGAGCAACATCAGCAACTGGTTTAAATCAGGTGTATGTGCAGTCGGAATGGGTAGTAAGCTGATCAGTAAAGAAATATTAGACCAAAAAGATTATAAACAACTAAATACCTTAACCAGAACAACAATTGACCTGGTAAAAGCGGGTAGATAAGCCCCTAAAAACGACCTAACCAACCAAAACCAAATATAATGAAAGAGACTAAAATGGGTAATTACAGATGGACAATCTGTGCATTATTATTTTTTGCAACCACAGTCAACTATCTTGACCGTCAGGTGTTAAGCCTCCTGCACCCAACGCTGGAGAAAGAATTTAACTGGACCAATAGTGATTATGCCAATATCACAGCGGCATTTCAGTTTGTATACGCGATTTCAATGCTCTTTGCAGGACGGTTCGTAGATAGGTTAGGTACGAAATGGGGTTACATTATTGCCTTGATCATCTGGTCAATAGGAGCCATTATGCATGCGGTTGCATTACCCATCGGCGTAAGTGCTGCTGCACTGATCAGTTGGGTTGGATTGGGAATGGTACCGGTATCGGTAATTGGTTTTATCCTTGCCAGGGCAGTATTGGCTTTCGGTGAATCAGCCAACTTCCCGGCAGCAATTAAAGCTACCGCAGAATATTTCCCTAAAAAAGAACGTTCTTTTGCCACCGGGATCTTTAATTCAGGGGCTAACGTGGGGGCGATTTTAGCACCGCTTACCGTGCCATGGATTGCTAAAGTCTGGGGATGGGAAGCTGCTTTCCTGATTGTAGGTGCGGTTGGTTTTATCTGGCTGGGCTTCTGGTTTGTTTTTTATGATAAACCGGAAAGTCAGAAAAGATTGAATGCTTTGGAGTTCGCTTATATCAATAGTGACCAGGAGACGGAAACTACTGTGGTAGAAACGGAAGCTACTGAAAAAATTGCCTGGTTTAAGTTACTGGGCTACAGACAAACCTGGGCATTTGCATTTGGAAAGTTTATGACCGACGGGGTCTGGTGGTTTTTTCTGTTTTGGTTGCCTTCGTACCTTAAGGTACAATATAGCCTGACTGGTACCGACATCATGATTCCGCTAACGGTATTGTATAGCATGACCATGATTGGAAGTATCGGGGGAGGATGGTTTCCTATGTATTTTATTAAAAAAGGATATTCCCCTTATGATGGCAGAATGCGGGCAATGTTTGTGATTGCCTTATTCCCTTTACTGGTATTGGCCGCTCAGCCGCTGGGGCATATCAGCTTCTGGATTCCGGTAGTCCTGATCGGGATCGGAGCATCAGCACACCAGGCCTGGTCAGCTAATATTTTTACCACAGTTTCTGACATGTTTCCTAAAAAAAGTATTGCTTCTGTTATTGGAATAGGTGGAATGGCCGGTGGTATGGGTGGAGTAGTCATGTCTAAATTAGGAGGAGCGCTATTTGACCACTATAAGCTATTGGGGCATACCCAAACTGGGTACACCATTATGTTCGCAATTTGTGCGGTAGCTTATTTACTGGCCTGGATGGTGATGAAATCGCTGGTTCCTAAATACGCGCCGATCACCGATCTGTAAATCTGTATTATTTACCTAACTGACCATATAACTATGAATTTTAATGAACAGCTCCAGGCAATTTTTGTGGAGGAGCAACAAATTCCGGAGGAATTTAAATTAGAAGAGGAGGTTCATCAGCGGGAATACCTGAGCAATGGTGAACTAAGGGCATGGGATGGAGAAGTACATGAGGTTTTGTCGCCGGTTTGTCTGAAAACCCCCGAAGGTTTAAAACGTAAAGTGATTGGAACTTATCCTTTGTGCAACGAGAAGGAAGCTACAGAAGCGCTGGATGCGGCCGTTGCTGCTTACAACAATGGAAGAGGTGAATGGCCAACCATGAGTGTCGGCGACAGGATCAGCTGTGTAGAGAAATTTACGCATCGTATTATTGAAAAGAAAGCCATTGTGGTCAAACTACTGATGTGGGAGATTGGTAAATCTTATGCAGACTCAGTGAAGGAGTTTGACCGTACTGTAGAATATATCCACGCTACAATTGATGCTTTGAAAGACCTCGATCGTCAGTCTTCAAGGTTCAGCATTGAGCAGGGAATAGTGGCACAGATCAGACGATCCCCATTGGGTGTAGTGCTGTGCATGGGGCCTTTTAACTATCCCCTGAATGAAACCTTTACGACGTTGATTCCTGCATTAATTATGGGAAATACCTTGTTGTTTAAACCGCCTAAGCATGGCACGTTATTACATTATCCATTGCTGGAGGCATTCCGGGATTGCTTCCCTAAAGGAGTGGTAAATACCATTTATGGACGTGGAAATAAAATTATTCCCGATCTGATGAAATCAGGGAAGATCAATGTCCTGACTTTAATTGGTTCCAGCAAAGTAGCTAATGAATTGAAAAAGCTTCACCCCAAAGTAAACCGATTACGTGCGATTCTGGGACTGGATGCAAAGAATGCCGCAATTATCACTGCCAGGGCAGATGTACAACTTGCCGTTCAGGAAACTGTATTAGGTGCCTTATCGTTTAACGGTCAAAGGTGTACGGCCTTGAAGATCGTATTTATTCACCGTAGCCTGGCGGAGGTCTTTTTAAAGGAACTGGCTGCTGCCGTAGCCCAGCTTAAATTTGGAATGCCCTGGGAAAATGGCGTCTCCTTGACTCCTCTGCCAGAACCTCATAAGCCAGCTTACCTGCAGGAATGCATTGCAGACGCGATTGCAAATGGCGCTACGGTAAGAAACGAAAACGGTGGGGCCGTAAATGAATCTTTTGTATTTCCGGCTATTGTTTACCCGGTAAACAGAAAGATGAAATTGTATACGGAAGAACAGTTCGGGCCGGTAATTCCTGTTGTTCCTTTTGACGATCTGGAAGAAACGATTGAATACCTGATTGAGTCTACCCATGGTCAGCAGGTCAGCATTTTCAGTAATGATGAAGAAGAAATCGCGGCATTGATTGATCCTCTGGTAAATCAGGTGAGCCGTGTAAACATCAATTGCCAATGTCAGCGGGGACCTGATGTATTTCCGTTTACAGGAAGAAAAGATAGTGCGGAGGGGACTTTATCCGTAGTTGATGCCTTAAGGTCATTCTCTATCCGGTCACTGGTAGCAACAAAATTAAATGACAATAACAAACATCTGATCAATGAAATTGTAGATGGAAACAGTTCCAATTTCTTAAGTACCAGGTATCTGTTTTAAGAAAAGAAAAGCAGAATCGGATTGGATTATTCCAGTCTGATTCCAGCATCTTTATAGGCCTTCAGACTTTCGTCATCAGGATCAATATCAGTAATGATCGTATCGATGTCACTCATGCTGGTGATATAATAAGGTTCTGTGGTACCTAATTTTTCTACAGTTGCCAACGCGATAATCTGTTTAGAAGTTTCTACCATTGCCTTTTTCACCTGACAATCTTCATAGCTGATCCCGGTCACACCCGAAATTAGATCAATGCTGCAAATGCCCAGAAAACAAATGTCTGGTCTTATACCCCTGATGGTCTGGATTACTTCAAAACCAGAGGTAGAGAAGGAAGATTTATTTAATCTTCCGCCAAGGAATATGACTTCTATACAGGGATGGTCTTCCAGGACAGTAGCTACCGGGAAACTATTGGTAATGACTGTTATTTGTAAATCCCGGGGCAAAAGTGTGGCAATGGCAAGAACAGATGTTCCTGAATCAAATAAAACCACCTGTCCGTTCTTTATCAGTTTTACCGCTTTTTCTGCTATAATTCCTTTATGACTGACATCATAGTGCTCACGCTCACGGAAATGTCGGGGAATAGGAGAGCGTGAAATGGCGCCACCACGAACAGCTTTTAATAAGCCCTGGTCTGATAATTCTTTAATGTCGCGTCTCACGGTGTCTTCTGACACACCTAATAACGTACTTAAATCACCCAATAGAACTTTTCGCTCTTTGCGGATATGTTCTATGATCAGTTGTAATCGTTCTTCCTTTATCATATTGTTGCAAATATAAGTATTTAAGCTGAGGCTTTTGTTGCAAAATATTGCAAAATATTGCTATATTTGCTGCAACATATTACGAAAAACAAATGAATAAGATAAAAAAGACAATTGGAATTGATATGGATGGGGTTCTTGCAGATATAGAAGAGCAATTCATGGATTGGTACGAAAATGAACATGGCATCAGGGTGCCAAGAGAGGAAAGACTGGGCGTGATGGAACCGGAAGGTTTTCCGGATAAAGGTGCAGTGAAACGGTATGTATATACACCTGGTTTCTTCAGGACCATCCCGGTAATGGAAGGAGCAGTGGCCGCAGTTAAGCAATTGATGGAAGATTACGAGGTTTATATCGTATCAGCCGCAACGGAATTTCCACAATGTTTATCGGAGAAGCTGGAATGGCTGGCGGAACATTTTCCATTCATCAGCTGGACAAATATCATATTTTGCGGAGATAAAAGCATCATTGATACCGATTACCTGATTGATGACCACTGTAAAAACCTGGATTTCTGTAAAGGAAAGGCCATCATGTTTAATGCTTCGCACAATGTGAACCAACACCATCATGTGAGGGTAAATAGCTGGACAGAAGTATTGGCTTTATTGGAAAAAGAAAGCCTGGTCGGCGCCTAAGCAAGGCTTCAATCCCTATCTTTTTTCTATATTGGGATTTCAAACAAAACCAGGTAGAAAAATGATAGAAGAAATCAAACAGGCTTATCCTATAGCCTATATTGCCATCAACGAAGCCACTGCAGATTCTGAATTTTCAATGGCCTCGGATCTTTTGACCTGTTCACTGCTAAAAACCCTGGCCGGCTCAAAACCGGGAGGTCGTTTTCTGGAGCTGGGAACAGGAACAGGATTATCTGCTTCCTGGATATTGGATGGAATGGATGATGCTGCTACCTTGATTTCTATCGATAATGACGATAATTTTTTATCAATTGCCAGACGTTTCCTGGTCAATGATAAAAGACTGAAGCTGGAATATGCAGATGGAGGGGATTGGATACAACGCAATAGTAAGCAGAAATTCGACTATATTTTCGCAGATACCTGGCACGGAAAATACCTGATGCTGGACGAAGTGATAGAAATGCTGAATCCGGGTGCGTTTTATATTATAGATGATATGTTACCACAAGCCAACTGGCCGGAAGGGCATGCCGAAAAGGCAACCCGGTTAATAGAAGAACTGGATAAAAGAACAGATCTGGTGATCACTAAACAATGCTGGGCAACTGGAATTGTAATTGCAACAAA
This region of Pedobacter steynii genomic DNA includes:
- a CDS encoding bifunctional 4-hydroxy-2-oxoglutarate aldolase/2-dehydro-3-deoxy-phosphogluconate aldolase, translating into MKTKESSLKAITDQGILPLFYFEDAQVSLDIIRTLYQAGIRVLEYTNRGPAALSNFSMLIETLKTEMQDLHLGIGTIKTVKEAEEFIAAGAHFIVCPIVNPEVGELVHKEGLLWIPGCFTPTEINTAHQMKAGLIKLFPANILGPSYMAAIKDLFPGQLFIPTGGVEIEQSNISNWFKSGVCAVGMGSKLISKEILDQKDYKQLNTLTRTTIDLVKAGR
- a CDS encoding MFS transporter is translated as MKETKMGNYRWTICALLFFATTVNYLDRQVLSLLHPTLEKEFNWTNSDYANITAAFQFVYAISMLFAGRFVDRLGTKWGYIIALIIWSIGAIMHAVALPIGVSAAALISWVGLGMVPVSVIGFILARAVLAFGESANFPAAIKATAEYFPKKERSFATGIFNSGANVGAILAPLTVPWIAKVWGWEAAFLIVGAVGFIWLGFWFVFYDKPESQKRLNALEFAYINSDQETETTVVETEATEKIAWFKLLGYRQTWAFAFGKFMTDGVWWFFLFWLPSYLKVQYSLTGTDIMIPLTVLYSMTMIGSIGGGWFPMYFIKKGYSPYDGRMRAMFVIALFPLLVLAAQPLGHISFWIPVVLIGIGASAHQAWSANIFTTVSDMFPKKSIASVIGIGGMAGGMGGVVMSKLGGALFDHYKLLGHTQTGYTIMFAICAVAYLLAWMVMKSLVPKYAPITDL
- a CDS encoding NADP-dependent glyceraldehyde-3-phosphate dehydrogenase, whose protein sequence is MNFNEQLQAIFVEEQQIPEEFKLEEEVHQREYLSNGELRAWDGEVHEVLSPVCLKTPEGLKRKVIGTYPLCNEKEATEALDAAVAAYNNGRGEWPTMSVGDRISCVEKFTHRIIEKKAIVVKLLMWEIGKSYADSVKEFDRTVEYIHATIDALKDLDRQSSRFSIEQGIVAQIRRSPLGVVLCMGPFNYPLNETFTTLIPALIMGNTLLFKPPKHGTLLHYPLLEAFRDCFPKGVVNTIYGRGNKIIPDLMKSGKINVLTLIGSSKVANELKKLHPKVNRLRAILGLDAKNAAIITARADVQLAVQETVLGALSFNGQRCTALKIVFIHRSLAEVFLKELAAAVAQLKFGMPWENGVSLTPLPEPHKPAYLQECIADAIANGATVRNENGGAVNESFVFPAIVYPVNRKMKLYTEEQFGPVIPVVPFDDLEETIEYLIESTHGQQVSIFSNDEEEIAALIDPLVNQVSRVNINCQCQRGPDVFPFTGRKDSAEGTLSVVDALRSFSIRSLVATKLNDNNKHLINEIVDGNSSNFLSTRYLF
- a CDS encoding DeoR/GlpR family DNA-binding transcription regulator translates to MIKEERLQLIIEHIRKERKVLLGDLSTLLGVSEDTVRRDIKELSDQGLLKAVRGGAISRSPIPRHFREREHYDVSHKGIIAEKAVKLIKNGQVVLFDSGTSVLAIATLLPRDLQITVITNSFPVATVLEDHPCIEVIFLGGRLNKSSFSTSGFEVIQTIRGIRPDICFLGICSIDLISGVTGISYEDCQVKKAMVETSKQIIALATVEKLGTTEPYYITSMSDIDTIITDIDPDDESLKAYKDAGIRLE
- a CDS encoding 5' nucleotidase, NT5C type; translated protein: MNKIKKTIGIDMDGVLADIEEQFMDWYENEHGIRVPREERLGVMEPEGFPDKGAVKRYVYTPGFFRTIPVMEGAVAAVKQLMEDYEVYIVSAATEFPQCLSEKLEWLAEHFPFISWTNIIFCGDKSIIDTDYLIDDHCKNLDFCKGKAIMFNASHNVNQHHHVRVNSWTEVLALLEKESLVGA
- a CDS encoding O-methyltransferase is translated as MIEEIKQAYPIAYIAINEATADSEFSMASDLLTCSLLKTLAGSKPGGRFLELGTGTGLSASWILDGMDDAATLISIDNDDNFLSIARRFLVNDKRLKLEYADGGDWIQRNSKQKFDYIFADTWHGKYLMLDEVIEMLNPGAFYIIDDMLPQANWPEGHAEKATRLIEELDKRTDLVITKQCWATGIVIATKKKV